In Pedobacter sp. SL55, the following proteins share a genomic window:
- a CDS encoding GntR family transcriptional regulator: MELAVFEKINSLDKLQSLSKHEKIVQGILDAINNDELQLNDPLPSVNKMIGGLGFARETIVRAYKDLIERGIIASKNRKGYFVINGNIRQQQKIAMVLYAFDTFQEALFKSFKAVVGEEVQIDLFFHHNNSDVFEAIFNQIAGNYSLYIVAPIANDRIEKLLLNIPVFKLLIIDRYIHLSDDHSYVVQEFEKPAYEIFQKLKDKFSKYEEIVFFFRENTAEPNEIVNAFNRFLKDSGLKGRIESSYKVGSIEKNKVYFTIHNPELYSILKDVMKNDWELGKDLAVLSHNDDIVKEIISGGITTFSTDFVRMGEIAANYAIERNKVQQVLPTELFLRQSL; encoded by the coding sequence ATGGAATTAGCTGTTTTTGAAAAAATAAATTCTTTGGACAAGCTTCAGAGTTTATCTAAGCATGAAAAGATTGTTCAGGGCATTTTAGATGCAATTAATAACGATGAACTTCAGTTGAATGATCCTTTGCCATCCGTAAACAAGATGATTGGTGGTTTGGGCTTTGCTAGAGAAACTATTGTTAGGGCGTATAAAGATTTAATAGAGCGTGGTATTATAGCTTCTAAAAATAGGAAAGGTTATTTTGTTATTAATGGAAATATTAGACAGCAGCAAAAAATAGCTATGGTCTTGTACGCTTTTGATACTTTCCAAGAAGCACTTTTTAAAAGTTTTAAAGCCGTGGTTGGCGAAGAAGTACAGATAGATCTTTTCTTTCATCATAATAATTCTGATGTTTTTGAAGCAATATTCAATCAAATAGCTGGTAATTACAGCTTATACATTGTAGCACCTATTGCAAATGATAGGATAGAGAAGCTTTTATTAAACATTCCTGTTTTCAAACTTTTGATCATAGATAGATATATACATTTATCTGACGATCATTCATACGTAGTTCAGGAGTTTGAAAAGCCCGCTTATGAGATATTCCAAAAATTAAAGGACAAATTTTCTAAGTATGAGGAGATTGTATTCTTCTTTAGGGAAAATACTGCAGAACCAAACGAGATAGTTAATGCATTTAATAGGTTTTTAAAAGATAGCGGCTTAAAAGGTAGAATAGAAAGTAGTTATAAGGTGGGCTCAATAGAAAAAAATAAAGTTTATTTCACTATCCACAATCCCGAACTTTATTCCATTTTAAAGGATGTAATGAAGAATGATTGGGAGTTAGGTAAAGACTTGGCTGTTTTATCACATAATGATGATATTGTTAAAGAAATCATTTCTGGAGGCATAACAACTTTTTCTACAGATTTTGTACGAATGGGCGAGATAGCCGCAAATTATGCTATTGAAAGAAATAAAGTTCAGCAAGTACTTCCTACCGAACTTTTTCTTAGGCAGTCCTTGTAG